One genomic region from Bacillus sp. SLBN-46 encodes:
- a CDS encoding membrane protein has protein sequence MKFFIRLLFFIFGLVIMTFGVCMTIKVADIGVGAWDALNYALTKKVGLSIGKWVMIDGAILVIVNSLLLKRRPAILSLFTIIVIGSLVDFWLMTFFELFEVHGFIAKIAMLLVGILIIGFGAAIYIQAKFPQSPIDNFMLAIKERFRVNLMMAKTIGEITALIPAFLLHGPISYGTIIITFTVGPAIQLFFPFFEKLMGRLQAKY, from the coding sequence ATGAAATTTTTTATTAGGCTATTATTTTTTATTTTTGGCTTAGTCATTATGACTTTTGGCGTATGTATGACTATTAAGGTAGCGGATATTGGGGTCGGTGCCTGGGATGCACTGAATTATGCTCTTACCAAAAAGGTGGGCTTGTCGATTGGTAAATGGGTCATGATTGATGGGGCTATTTTAGTTATCGTCAATTCCTTACTATTAAAAAGAAGGCCGGCAATTCTATCACTTTTTACAATTATAGTGATTGGGTCTTTAGTTGATTTTTGGCTGATGACGTTCTTTGAATTATTTGAAGTACATGGGTTTATTGCAAAAATAGCGATGCTCTTGGTAGGAATTTTAATTATCGGATTCGGTGCGGCGATTTATATTCAGGCAAAGTTTCCGCAAAGTCCTATTGATAACTTTATGTTAGCCATCAAGGAGCGTTTTCGTGTGAATTTAATGATGGCAAAAACGATCGGTGAGATTACCGCTTTAATTCCAGCGTTCCTTTTACATGGACCGATTTCGTATGGAACGATTATTATTACGTTTACCGTTGGTCCTGCCATTCAGCTTTTCTTTCCTTTTTTTGAAAAATTAATGGGACGACTGCAGGCGAAATATTGA
- a CDS encoding NERD domain-containing protein has product MFDKDLKLPINLIKAEALERRTAENRPCRGDLKSYIKNLRSGYNGEKTINYFLSQIPPQRFRIFHDLRLPFGDTYFQIDTLLLSTKFILMLDGKNHSGKLYIDKEQMIQEYLDTRNVFENPIIQANRHNVLLKYFLEKHKIPQIPIESLVVISKSSTEVTIDAGYTEAHRKIFRASDLVNKMEEKYRYYRKEYIDNKIVEKIKKLLLKKHTPLNTNIMEKFNVTILDIITGVQCPKCFYVPMNYKRKNWICPICHFLSPDAFLNAMADYFLLINPSFTNTEIRNFLHLPSSRSATYFIFLLDFPSTGTTKGRIYHQPKDFL; this is encoded by the coding sequence TTGTTTGATAAAGATCTTAAATTACCCATTAATTTAATAAAAGCAGAAGCATTAGAGAGAAGAACAGCGGAAAACCGTCCGTGTAGGGGGGATTTAAAGTCATATATAAAGAATTTAAGGTCTGGTTATAACGGTGAAAAAACAATCAACTATTTTTTAAGCCAAATTCCACCCCAAAGGTTTCGCATTTTCCACGATCTACGTCTCCCATTTGGTGATACTTACTTTCAAATTGATACTCTCCTATTATCTACTAAGTTTATTCTCATGCTTGATGGGAAAAATCATTCCGGAAAACTTTATATTGATAAAGAACAAATGATTCAAGAGTATTTGGATACTCGCAACGTATTTGAAAATCCAATTATACAAGCCAATCGCCATAACGTATTACTAAAGTACTTTTTAGAGAAACACAAAATACCCCAAATTCCGATCGAATCGTTAGTAGTCATAAGTAAATCATCAACTGAGGTCACTATTGACGCAGGTTACACCGAGGCACATAGAAAGATTTTTCGCGCAAGTGATTTAGTTAATAAAATGGAGGAAAAATATCGTTATTACAGAAAGGAATATATTGATAATAAGATCGTAGAAAAGATTAAAAAGCTGTTACTAAAAAAACACACGCCATTGAACACAAACATTATGGAGAAGTTCAACGTGACGATACTAGATATAATAACAGGAGTTCAATGCCCAAAGTGCTTCTATGTACCAATGAACTACAAAAGAAAGAATTGGATTTGTCCAATTTGTCACTTCCTTTCACCCGATGCCTTTTTAAATGCGATGGCTGATTATTTCCTGCTCATAAATCCCTCATTTACTAATACGGAAATACGAAACTTTCTACATCTTCCATCATCAAGGTCAGCAACCTACTTTATTTTCTTATTAGATTTCCCTTCAACAGGCACCACAAAAGGCCGCATCTACCACCAACCCAAGGATTTCCTATAA
- the pdaA gene encoding delta-lactam-biosynthetic de-N-acetylase, whose product MKRITSLLIAGLLVLPQMTYAAVSNQPIHWGFKKSVNEQPPEAGAAYDQILAKYGAFYKGNPNSKILYLTFDSGYENGQMPKILDVLKKEKVPAAFFVTGHFLESQQELSKRIVKEGHIIGNHSWHHPDFTAVSDERIREELAKVKKRTTEITGQKKMKYLRPPRGVFSERTLQIAKEEGYTHVFWSMAFVDWNVNQQKGWQYAYDNIMRQAHPGCVMLLHSISQDNADALEKAIIDLKKRGYKFKSLDKFKE is encoded by the coding sequence ATGAAAAGAATAACGAGCCTGCTGATTGCGGGGTTACTAGTCCTTCCGCAAATGACCTATGCAGCTGTCTCCAATCAACCCATTCATTGGGGCTTTAAAAAATCTGTCAATGAGCAACCGCCAGAAGCGGGTGCAGCCTACGATCAGATTTTGGCGAAATACGGGGCGTTTTACAAAGGAAACCCGAACTCAAAAATCTTATATCTTACTTTTGATAGCGGGTATGAGAACGGACAAATGCCGAAAATTCTTGATGTGTTAAAAAAAGAAAAAGTACCAGCTGCTTTTTTTGTCACCGGGCACTTTTTAGAGTCCCAGCAAGAACTGTCCAAACGCATAGTCAAAGAAGGCCATATTATTGGCAATCATTCTTGGCATCATCCTGATTTTACAGCCGTTAGTGACGAACGAATTCGTGAAGAATTGGCAAAAGTAAAGAAACGAACAACCGAAATTACTGGTCAAAAAAAGATGAAATACCTTCGTCCGCCACGTGGAGTTTTTAGTGAAAGAACTTTGCAGATTGCGAAAGAAGAAGGGTACACACATGTGTTTTGGTCGATGGCGTTCGTTGATTGGAATGTCAATCAGCAAAAAGGCTGGCAATATGCCTATGACAACATTATGAGACAGGCTCACCCCGGTTGTGTGATGCTGTTGCATTCAATTTCACAGGATAACGCCGATGCACTAGAAAAGGCAATTATAGATTTGAAAAAGAGAGGCTATAAATTCAAGAGCCTTGATAAGTTTAAAGAATAA
- the rlmD gene encoding 23S rRNA (uracil(1939)-C(5))-methyltransferase RlmD has product MKTEQSIKIQLKQTFPLTIKRLGINGEGVGYFKKQVVFVPGALPGEEVVVEATKINPKFAEAKIKKIRIQSPHRVQAPCPVYEQCGGCQLQHLQYGQQLKEKRDIIIQSLERHTKLAVNKLDIRETIGMENPWGYRNKSSFQVAQKNGKVLAGLYGMNSHQLIDIEHCAVQHSQTNEAVTKVKSILEDLQIPIYNEKTGKGIVRTIVARVGVETGELQVVLITTQKELPKKELIIEELQKRLPKVKSIVQNINGEKTSLIFGEETLALAGEEFIQETLGDLQFELSARTFFQLNPIQTVKLYDEVKKAATLTGKEKIVDAYCGVGTIGLWLADQAAEVRGMDIIPESIDDAKKNAKRHGFTNTKYVPGKAEEVLPKWVKKGWKPDVIVVDPPRTGLDNQLLQTILQVKPEKLIYVSCNPSTLAKDIQTLSSKYEVKYIQPVDMFPHTAHVECCSLLVFSE; this is encoded by the coding sequence ATGAAAACCGAGCAAAGTATTAAAATTCAACTGAAGCAGACCTTTCCGTTAACGATCAAAAGATTAGGAATTAATGGGGAAGGCGTCGGCTATTTTAAAAAGCAAGTCGTGTTTGTACCGGGTGCGCTTCCGGGTGAAGAGGTAGTCGTTGAGGCTACGAAAATTAATCCTAAATTCGCTGAGGCAAAAATTAAGAAGATCCGTATCCAATCACCGCATCGTGTACAAGCGCCATGCCCGGTTTATGAGCAATGTGGCGGCTGTCAGCTGCAGCATTTACAGTACGGACAGCAATTAAAAGAAAAACGAGATATCATCATTCAATCACTGGAGCGGCATACAAAACTAGCAGTCAACAAGCTGGATATCCGTGAAACGATTGGAATGGAAAATCCGTGGGGCTACCGGAATAAAAGCAGTTTCCAAGTGGCTCAGAAAAATGGCAAGGTGTTAGCCGGATTATATGGAATGAACTCGCACCAACTTATCGATATCGAACATTGTGCGGTCCAGCATTCACAAACAAACGAAGCGGTCACAAAGGTAAAATCAATCCTAGAGGACCTACAAATTCCTATTTATAATGAAAAAACGGGTAAAGGTATCGTTAGAACAATAGTTGCCCGCGTAGGAGTAGAAACGGGCGAGCTACAGGTTGTCCTTATTACTACACAAAAAGAACTGCCGAAAAAGGAGTTAATAATAGAAGAACTTCAAAAAAGGCTTCCGAAGGTAAAATCAATTGTTCAAAACATTAACGGTGAAAAAACGTCACTGATTTTTGGAGAGGAAACCCTTGCGCTAGCTGGCGAAGAGTTTATCCAAGAGACACTAGGGGACCTGCAGTTTGAGCTGTCAGCAAGAACGTTCTTTCAATTAAATCCGATCCAAACCGTGAAGCTTTACGACGAGGTGAAAAAAGCAGCCACTCTGACAGGTAAAGAGAAAATTGTTGATGCTTATTGTGGGGTGGGAACGATTGGATTGTGGCTGGCGGATCAGGCAGCAGAAGTGCGCGGCATGGACATAATTCCAGAATCCATTGATGACGCGAAGAAAAATGCCAAGCGTCACGGTTTCACCAATACCAAATACGTTCCAGGTAAAGCGGAAGAAGTTCTGCCTAAGTGGGTGAAAAAAGGCTGGAAGCCGGATGTCATTGTGGTCGATCCACCGAGAACCGGCCTAGATAACCAACTGCTTCAAACCATTTTACAAGTGAAGCCTGAAAAGTTGATCTATGTGTCTTGCAACCCTTCTACTTTGGCGAAAGATATTCAGACTTTAAGTTCGAAGTATGAGGTTAAATATATTCAGCCTGTGGATATGTTTCCGCATACGGCGCACGTTGAGTGCTGTTCACTTTTAGTTTTTAGCGAATAA
- a CDS encoding DNA-3-methyladenine glycosylase, with product MWREEIHFKGPYNFDSVLMRHKPDPLKQVDIEARSIRVPVVIGNRSQVIEVTTIGTVDQPAFTVKGQTDKDVAIPHISELFQWNISLKPIHNHFQQTDLKDIFDTFIGTPLVLDFGLFDSLIKCIIHQQINMTFAYRLTERFVKTFGYEIDGVWFFPQPEKVATLTVEQLRELQFSGRKAEYMIQIAKEIVEKGLNLQALKMLTDEEIFQKLTLIRGVGKWTVENFLLFGMGRPNLFPMADIGIQNALKKLYKLETKPTFEEMEHYKQGWEPYQSYASLYLWRSLE from the coding sequence GTGTGGAGAGAAGAGATTCATTTCAAAGGTCCTTATAATTTCGATAGTGTGCTAATGAGGCATAAACCAGATCCATTGAAACAGGTAGATATAGAAGCTCGGTCCATCAGAGTGCCTGTTGTTATTGGCAACCGCTCACAGGTTATAGAAGTGACGACAATTGGTACGGTCGATCAGCCTGCATTTACCGTAAAAGGACAAACGGATAAAGATGTTGCCATACCACATATATCCGAACTTTTTCAATGGAATATATCTTTAAAACCAATCCATAATCACTTTCAACAAACCGACCTTAAGGACATCTTCGACACATTCATTGGCACACCGCTCGTCCTTGATTTCGGTCTATTTGATAGCCTCATCAAGTGTATTATCCACCAGCAGATAAATATGACGTTTGCCTATCGGTTAACGGAGCGTTTTGTAAAAACATTTGGCTATGAAATCGACGGTGTTTGGTTCTTTCCTCAACCTGAAAAAGTAGCTACCCTAACGGTAGAACAACTGCGTGAGCTGCAATTCAGCGGTAGGAAAGCGGAATACATGATTCAAATTGCGAAGGAAATCGTCGAAAAGGGTCTGAACTTACAGGCTCTCAAAATGCTAACAGACGAAGAAATTTTTCAAAAATTAACGCTGATTCGCGGAGTTGGCAAATGGACGGTTGAGAATTTCCTATTGTTTGGTATGGGGAGGCCTAACCTGTTTCCGATGGCCGATATAGGCATCCAAAATGCACTGAAAAAATTGTACAAGTTGGAAACAAAGCCAACTTTTGAAGAAATGGAACACTATAAACAAGGCTGGGAGCCTTATCAAAGCTACGCTTCTTTGTATTTATGGAGAAGCCTTGAATAA
- a CDS encoding putative thiazole-containing bacteriocin maturation protein produces MTKLDSSSRLKVKRDTFFLPDPHGGVYLRNNLSSFRIEGNTIYQWIEKLLPMFNGEHTMGELTMGLTAPYRDRVYEIGETLHNNGFVRDLSKDKPHQLNRNLLEKYASQIEFIENIKGSGAYHFQEYRQAKVLVVGSGPFMGSMVSSLIESGLPKLNVLVTDSVPTNWQRQNELVQNARKTDSEVEIKNVPFHKDAGSSFWREAVQPYDWILYVSQDGNINELRDLNLVCKEEKKAFMPAIYLDQVGLSGPFNQPDTDGCWESAWRRIHQSALKKDRPSQSFSSTAGSILANVSVFEFFKRATGITDSNESHQIYMLDLETLEGDWLYFIPHPLGTSKCHTPRLVEDFDLRLKEETDRNEPTSNLLEYFSRLTSEEIGIFHTWEERNLPQLPLAQCCVQAVNSFSEGPAELLPEVVCAGLTHEEAKKEAGLTGIEMYVSQMINLPVLGDKHQKNKVGAKIPEGFIGIGSGETMAEAVCRGLQVYLGEELKKRKVDQQSRVYRIKVGALEDKRCRFYFNALTTLNGAPTIGLKGDVLGFPVVGVRSKGRWYTSVSLNTTLSLRNALEQALLDAQNQVYSTEMQETESSVFLEKNESKLDIPSCDEITSRELLQSSIQILNRNRKRLVIYDLTFEPFLKQELAGVFGVQVKEGGS; encoded by the coding sequence ATGACAAAACTGGACTCGTCCTCACGTCTTAAGGTCAAAAGGGATACTTTCTTTCTTCCAGATCCACATGGCGGTGTGTATTTAAGAAACAACTTAAGCTCATTCCGAATAGAAGGTAATACAATCTATCAGTGGATTGAAAAATTGCTTCCAATGTTCAATGGGGAGCATACAATGGGAGAATTAACAATGGGATTAACTGCCCCTTATCGGGACAGGGTATACGAAATAGGAGAAACGTTGCACAACAACGGTTTTGTACGCGATCTAAGCAAAGATAAACCCCATCAATTGAATCGAAACCTTCTTGAAAAGTATGCATCACAAATCGAATTTATTGAGAATATTAAGGGGTCTGGTGCTTACCATTTTCAAGAATATCGTCAGGCGAAAGTTCTGGTTGTCGGCTCTGGCCCCTTTATGGGTTCAATGGTTTCCTCGTTAATCGAATCGGGTCTTCCCAAATTAAATGTCTTGGTCACAGATTCCGTTCCTACCAATTGGCAGAGGCAAAATGAACTGGTGCAAAATGCCCGTAAGACCGATTCTGAAGTCGAGATAAAGAATGTGCCCTTTCATAAAGACGCAGGAAGCAGTTTCTGGAGAGAAGCAGTTCAGCCCTATGATTGGATTCTATATGTCTCGCAGGATGGCAATATAAATGAGCTAAGGGATCTTAATCTGGTTTGTAAAGAAGAAAAAAAGGCATTTATGCCAGCTATCTATTTAGACCAGGTGGGGCTTTCTGGTCCATTCAATCAACCGGATACAGATGGATGCTGGGAGTCCGCATGGCGCAGAATCCATCAATCAGCACTAAAAAAAGATCGGCCATCTCAATCCTTCTCTTCAACAGCGGGATCGATTCTGGCAAATGTTTCAGTATTCGAATTTTTCAAAAGGGCTACAGGGATTACAGATTCCAATGAGAGTCATCAAATTTACATGCTTGACCTTGAAACCCTCGAAGGAGACTGGCTTTACTTCATCCCACATCCATTGGGTACGTCTAAATGTCATACTCCAAGACTGGTGGAAGATTTTGATTTACGCCTCAAAGAGGAAACGGACAGAAATGAACCAACGAGTAACCTCTTAGAGTATTTCAGTCGATTAACGTCAGAAGAGATAGGAATTTTCCATACTTGGGAGGAACGAAATTTACCCCAACTTCCACTTGCGCAGTGCTGTGTTCAAGCAGTTAACTCTTTTTCTGAGGGACCGGCAGAGCTGCTTCCTGAAGTTGTCTGTGCAGGACTAACACATGAGGAAGCAAAAAAAGAAGCAGGGCTAACGGGCATTGAAATGTATGTTTCACAAATGATAAATTTGCCCGTATTGGGAGACAAACATCAGAAAAATAAGGTAGGTGCGAAAATACCTGAGGGATTTATTGGCATCGGTTCGGGAGAAACAATGGCAGAGGCTGTTTGTAGAGGCCTTCAAGTCTATTTAGGTGAAGAATTGAAAAAGAGAAAGGTTGATCAGCAGAGTAGGGTTTATCGAATTAAGGTGGGAGCCCTAGAAGATAAGAGATGCAGATTTTATTTTAATGCCTTGACTACCTTAAATGGTGCTCCAACAATTGGTCTAAAAGGGGATGTACTAGGATTCCCTGTGGTAGGGGTAAGGTCGAAGGGCCGTTGGTACACAAGTGTAAGTCTAAATACCACATTGTCATTACGTAATGCATTGGAACAAGCGCTTTTGGATGCTCAAAACCAAGTATATTCCACAGAAATGCAAGAGACGGAGTCTAGTGTTTTTCTGGAAAAAAATGAAAGCAAACTGGATATCCCATCTTGTGATGAAATTACGTCTCGGGAGCTATTACAATCGTCTATTCAGATATTGAACCGGAACCGCAAGCGGCTAGTAATCTATGACCTTACCTTTGAGCCTTTTTTAAAACAAGAGCTGGCAGGGGTGTTTGGTGTTCAGGTAAAAGAGGGGGGATCCTAA
- a CDS encoding fumarate hydratase, which translates to MNIEKFQESMYKLIVETSTKLPKDVRRAVKKAKELENAGTSAAMSLATITNNIKMADDQVSPICQDTGLPTFKIKTPVGVNQLVMKEAIKNAIVQATKEGKLRPNSVDSLTGENSGDNLGAGLPVMKFDQWEKDYIDVRLILKGGGCENKNIQYSLPCELDGLGRAGRDLDGIRKCVMHSVYQAQGQGCSAGFIGVGIGGDRSSGYDLAKEQLFRSVDDVNPNEDLRKLEEYVMENANKLGIGTMGFGGEATLLGCKVGVMNRIPASFYVSVAYNCWAFRRLGVSVDPVSGEITEWAYQDGEFIDFAEGEAAKETAAASAGDSEEFITLQAPITEEQIRELKVGDVVKINGLMYTGRDAIHKYLSDHDAPVDLDGQVIYHCGPVMLKDEAGQWHVKAAGPTTSIREEPYQGDIMKKFGIRAVIGKGGMGPKTLAALKEHGGVYLNAIGGAAQYYADCIKGVEGVDLMQFGIPEAMWHLRVEGFTAVVTMDSHGNSLHADVDKSSLEKLAQFKEPVFK; encoded by the coding sequence TTGAATATCGAAAAATTTCAAGAAAGCATGTACAAGCTAATTGTTGAAACGTCTACAAAGCTTCCTAAGGACGTCCGTCGGGCTGTGAAAAAAGCTAAGGAACTTGAAAACGCTGGTACAAGTGCGGCAATGAGCCTTGCAACCATCACTAATAACATCAAAATGGCAGACGATCAAGTATCACCGATTTGCCAGGATACAGGTTTACCAACGTTCAAAATTAAAACTCCTGTTGGTGTAAACCAATTGGTTATGAAAGAAGCCATTAAAAATGCAATTGTCCAAGCGACAAAAGAAGGAAAGCTACGCCCTAACTCTGTTGACTCACTAACAGGTGAAAACAGTGGGGATAACCTTGGTGCTGGACTTCCGGTCATGAAATTTGACCAATGGGAAAAAGATTACATCGATGTCCGCTTGATTTTAAAGGGCGGCGGTTGTGAAAATAAAAATATTCAATATAGCCTTCCTTGTGAATTAGATGGACTTGGCCGCGCAGGCCGCGACCTAGACGGTATTCGTAAATGTGTCATGCATTCCGTTTACCAGGCTCAAGGCCAAGGCTGTAGCGCAGGGTTTATCGGCGTCGGTATCGGTGGCGACCGTTCATCTGGCTATGATTTAGCAAAAGAACAGTTATTCCGTTCTGTGGATGACGTGAATCCAAATGAAGACCTTCGTAAACTTGAAGAGTATGTAATGGAAAATGCGAACAAGCTTGGAATCGGAACAATGGGCTTTGGCGGGGAAGCTACCTTACTAGGCTGTAAAGTTGGCGTAATGAACCGTATTCCCGCTAGCTTCTATGTTTCCGTTGCATATAACTGCTGGGCCTTCCGCCGCTTAGGTGTAAGCGTGGATCCTGTATCAGGTGAAATTACAGAATGGGCATACCAAGATGGTGAGTTCATTGATTTCGCAGAGGGTGAGGCAGCGAAAGAAACGGCAGCTGCTTCGGCTGGCGATTCTGAGGAATTCATCACTTTGCAGGCGCCAATTACCGAAGAGCAAATCCGTGAGTTGAAAGTTGGAGATGTGGTTAAAATTAACGGATTAATGTACACAGGACGTGATGCAATCCATAAATATTTAAGCGATCACGATGCGCCAGTTGATTTAGATGGCCAAGTTATTTACCACTGCGGTCCGGTTATGTTGAAGGACGAAGCTGGTCAATGGCACGTTAAGGCGGCTGGACCAACAACAAGTATTCGTGAGGAGCCATATCAAGGTGACATCATGAAGAAATTCGGTATCCGCGCTGTAATCGGTAAAGGCGGTATGGGACCGAAGACATTGGCTGCGTTGAAGGAGCACGGCGGCGTGTACTTGAACGCAATCGGGGGTGCAGCTCAGTATTATGCGGACTGTATCAAGGGTGTCGAAGGCGTGGATTTAATGCAATTCGGTATTCCAGAGGCGATGTGGCATCTTCGCGTAGAAGGGTTCACTGCCGTTGTAACGATGGATTCCCACGGCAACAGCTTGCATGCTGATGTGGATAAGTCTTCATTGGAAAAATTGGCACAGTTTAAGGAACCGGTATTTAAATAG
- a CDS encoding SE1561 family protein, with the protein MGSPLQDKNTQVTFLKQRLNMFIDVLDAIDPEDTDLEDIDRLISMLDDMESKCKEFNNRDIPESV; encoded by the coding sequence TTGGGCAGTCCATTACAAGATAAAAACACACAAGTTACCTTTTTAAAACAGCGTTTAAATATGTTTATCGATGTGCTTGATGCAATTGATCCGGAAGATACGGATCTTGAGGATATTGATCGCTTAATCTCTATGTTGGATGATATGGAGTCTAAATGTAAGGAATTTAATAATCGTGATATTCCAGAGTCTGTTTAA
- a CDS encoding heterocycloanthracin/sonorensin family bacteriocin, translated as MGRKEYNMFQNELQGLGIDPYQVGQLVPMDTQSQDLQMMARRCGGCGHCGGCGGFRCGGCGGFRCGGCGGFRCGGFGCFGCFGFSCFGIGIGFSCFGFI; from the coding sequence ATGGGGAGGAAAGAATACAATATGTTTCAAAATGAGCTACAGGGGTTGGGAATCGACCCTTACCAAGTTGGTCAGTTAGTTCCTATGGATACTCAGAGCCAGGACCTGCAAATGATGGCTAGACGTTGCGGTGGCTGCGGACATTGCGGTGGCTGTGGAGGATTTCGTTGCGGCGGTTGTGGAGGATTTCGATGTGGAGGATGTGGCGGCTTCCGTTGTGGTGGTTTTGGCTGTTTTGGCTGCTTCGGTTTCAGCTGTTTCGGCATTGGCATCGGTTTTAGCTGTTTCGGTTTCATTTAA
- a CDS encoding YfkD family protein, with protein sequence MLTFIPSAFAQKAKDQVKYQVPASVRNITKENTYPNSTQDLPLLQPSDLTKKLINSSKVKIQNPDLIRMLNESSINSTPFALGYRAIIYLGQWPLNYESTETSPNWEYQKINTNYFDNRGGKVPYQIKYVQEAQKIVRGGLTAKIANPEDVKKMMLLKAMEKTRLPLSFETIIGAGTKNDHIYNIPPNRLGYLYAYAPGVNEKGKVTYGEVYLMLKGSKKFIVVKNVTSQGIGAWIPVQDYVSFGFAASERPR encoded by the coding sequence ATGCTAACCTTTATTCCATCTGCTTTCGCTCAAAAAGCAAAAGACCAGGTAAAGTATCAAGTCCCAGCCTCGGTTCGAAATATCACGAAGGAAAATACGTATCCGAATTCAACACAGGACTTACCTTTATTGCAGCCGAGTGATTTAACAAAAAAACTAATCAACTCTTCTAAAGTAAAGATTCAAAATCCTGATTTAATTCGTATGCTCAATGAGTCAAGTATCAACAGTACTCCGTTTGCACTTGGCTACCGTGCGATTATTTATCTCGGACAATGGCCATTAAATTATGAGTCAACGGAGACCTCTCCGAATTGGGAGTACCAAAAAATTAACACTAATTATTTTGATAATCGTGGCGGGAAAGTGCCATATCAAATTAAGTATGTGCAAGAGGCTCAGAAAATCGTTAGAGGTGGCCTGACTGCGAAAATTGCCAATCCTGAAGATGTGAAAAAGATGATGCTGTTAAAAGCGATGGAAAAAACTCGTCTTCCGTTGTCGTTTGAAACCATTATTGGTGCAGGAACGAAAAATGATCACATTTACAATATCCCGCCAAATCGCTTAGGGTACCTTTATGCATATGCACCTGGGGTAAATGAAAAAGGCAAAGTGACTTACGGTGAAGTGTATTTGATGCTTAAGGGCAGTAAAAAGTTTATTGTTGTTAAGAACGTGACATCACAAGGAATTGGTGCTTGGATTCCGGTCCAGGATTATGTATCATTTGGTTTTGCTGCTTCCGAGCGTCCGCGATGA